The Syntrophales bacterium DNA segment GCGCCTACGGGAATTTTGATGTTTCCGCCGGGGCCTTTTCCCTTACCTCAGAGGTGCACGTCAAAAATAACGCCATTTCCGGCTATATCAAACCGTTCTTCAAAGATATAAAGGTCTATGACAGGCGCAAGGATAAGGGGCAAGGCGTCTTCCATCAAGCGTACGAGATGCTGGTCGGCGGGGTCGCCAAACTGCTTGAAAACAGGTCGCGCCAAGAGGTTGCCACCAAGGCAAATATCACGGGCTCGTTGAAAAACCCGGAAACCAGCACCTGGCAGATCGTCGTCGAGCTCATCAAAAACGCATTTTTCAAAGCGATTCTTCCCAGTTTTGATAAAGAGGTAACCGGAGCAGGTAAGCGGTGAGCGGGTAAAACCAAAGGGGAATCGGCGGCGCTTACCGCGGGAAGAAAATTATCCCTCAATATGCTGAGGTTCCACCAAATATTGAGGTCGAACTAATCATTTCATGCTTTTCTACTGTCCCTTACTATTAGTAGAACTACATGTTTATAAAGGAATAATAAATGTTGTAATTTTTCTTCGGCTAATGGCCGGCCATTTGCTATTACATGCTCATGATTATGACCATCTTACCCGGGAGCTGGGGTGATACCCATCAGAGTTATTAGAGGGCGAAAGCCTCTGTGACGCACGGCAGGCGGGGGACGTGCGCGAATCGATTTTTCAACCACTAACCAAAGGAGGCATGAAATGAACAAAATGTTTGCTATTACCCTTGCCGTCGGTCTTGCTCTCAGCAGCGGCGCCAGCGCGGAGAATATGTCCAAAAACGGGTACAATGAGCAAAAGGCCAGGATAGCGGCAACGTACAAGTTTGATAAAGACAACTGCAAATCAATGTCCGGCAATGCCAAGGATATTTGCATGGCAGAGGCCACCGGCAAGGAGAAAGTTGCCAAGGCGGAACTCGAAGCGAATTACAAGCCCAGCGCCAAGGCGCGCCGCAAGGTAAGGGAAGAAAAAGTGGAAGCCGATTACAAAGTTGCCATTGAAAAGTGTGACGACAAGGGCGACAACCTCAAAGATGTCTGCGTCAAAGAAGCAAAGGCCGCGATGAAGTCGGCCAATGCGGATGCGAAAGCCAGCAAGAAAGTGGGCGAGGCGCGCAAGGATGCAGCCGAGGACAAACGCGAAGCCGAGTACGCAGTTGCCAAGGAAAAGTGCGAAGCGCTGGCCGGGGCTGAAAAAGACAGTTGCATTGCGGACGCCAAGGCGCTCTACAAAAAGTGATCCCGCACGGCCTTTTATTGGCGATACTTGGTAGAAAAAGGCAAGATAACTAACGCGGGCAATAAGCTCGCAACCCAGCATACGCAAAAATGACGGTCATTAGAAATGTTCCTAAAACCGCATTTGATGACGGCCTGTACCCCTGCCAAGAAAATTCCCTGTTTTTTGGCAGGGTTTACAGACTAATGCACTAACACAGAGAGTCCAAACTATATCAAATCAGATCGAAGTTTTTGTAAAGTGTAATGTTCTCGGGGGCGCCATTGGCGCGACTCGGAATCCTTTTCTTGGGCTGATGCAGGAGTAAACAAGATGAGTTGGTTAGGATGGCTTGGTCTGGCAGTAATCATCACCGTCATTGTGGCCGTCACCGGTATCAAGCCGAATGGTACGCGACACGTCGCCCACACGAGCTTGATGGGGATGGCGCGGCTCGTACTTCTGGCGGTTCTCATCATCATCATCGGCTACCTGACGTTTCGAACCCGGGCCGGGGGCTGACGTTGACGTGAGCAGCCCGATATCATGACATTGCAAAGCTTGCTGCTAATTGAGGACTTACCGTGCAAATGAAGGTGAAAGAAACTTTAAAGGTGGCAAAAAATGGCGGCAAGTTAATTATTGCAGCCTTTAATGCCTTTATCGAAGACAGCGCCTTAACAATGAGTGCGGCACTTGCTTACTATACGGTTTTTGCAATGGCGCCTCTATTAATCATGCTTATTTCCATAGCGAGCCTTTTTTATGGTGCAGATGCCATAAATAGAAACTTATTTCAGGAAATCAATGGTCTGGTAGGTAATCAGGCCGCTTTTCAGATACAGGAGATTATCCGCAATATAAGTCTCAAAAATGATTCTACTTTTGCTGTAATTTTGGGAGTAATCACTTTATTTATTGGAACTACGGGTGTCTTTATAGAAATACAGGATTCTCTTAACCATATCTGGCGTGTAAAAGCAAAATCTGAAAAGGGTTGGAAAAAGATGCTGATGAACCGGGTTCTGTCCTTTTCAATGGTCATAAGTCTTGGATTTCTTTTAATTGCATCCCTGATTATTAATGGATTAATCCTCGCCCTAAGTGAGCAGTTGAGTAAGTATTTTCCCGATCTGACAATTGTGGTGATCAATATTTTTAACGTTGGGCTGACCTTCATCATCATCGCGGTCCTCTTTTCGGTAATTTTCAAGTTTTTACCTGATGTGGAAATAGGCTGGAGTGATGTTCGCATCGGCGCATTTTTCACAGTCACGTTATTTATTATAGGAAAGTTTTTAATCGGGCTCTATATCGAAAAAGTTGGTCCGGGTTCTGCGTACGGAGCAGCAGGTTCCCTCATTGTAATTCTGGCATGGGTTTATTATACATCGGCAATTCTGTATTTCGGGGCAGAATTTACCCAGGTATATTCAGAACGTTATGGCGGAAAAATTAAGCCTGCTTCTTACGCGGTTCATATTATACAAACCGAGGAAGAAAAAACTGTTAAGGTTCTGCCTCTGAAGGAACACGAAGTGGAACAAGAAAAAATACAGTCATAGATCACCATATAATTACCTGCCCGACAAACCTGTGGATGGTTGACCCATTCAGATGCACTGTTTCAGATCAATAAATGGGTGCCGACAATAATCTCCAACCGGCGCATGCCTCTAAGCTGTCCCTCAATATTTAGATGTTCCACCAAATATTGAGGCCAAAAGAATCATTTCATTCTTCGCTGTTGATACTTCCGGTTAACCTAACATCCTGATATCAAGTTATTAATCAACTGTTCTGATCCTTTATAGGTTATTGGCAGGCTCTTTGCAATAACCGTTTACGATCATGGTCTCGTCAACAAAGGGGGAATTCCAATGGTTTACTGTATGGGTGTTGCCGTTTGGGATGGTGCTGCGATAGACGGCAGCGAACTTGTGAAAACAGAAAGGAGGAGCAAATGCTGTGGACAATTGCCGTAATCCTCGTAGTTCTCTGGCTGTTGGGAATGGTGAGCGGCTATACGATGGGTTCTTTTATTCATATCCTGTTGGTAGTTGCCATCATCGTCGTACTGGTCAGAGTTATTCAAGGGCGGAAACCGTTGTAGTATCGGGATCCATATAAGCTATTTCATCACAACATAAAAAGGAGAAACCACTATGAAAAAAAGAAAGATCGTTACCTACTGTTTAGTGCTTATGATGCTTATTGTCACCTTTACCGCCTGTGCCTCGACACGCACACATGAAAGTGCAGGTGAATTCGTTGACGATTCGGTTATTACGACCAAGGTGAAGTCGCTGCTGGCTAATGATGACTTTCTCAAGTCATTTCAGATCAGTGTCGAAACTTACCAGGGTACCGTGCAACTGAGCGGCTTCGTTAATTCTCAAAAAGCCGTAGATAAAGCGGGGCAAATCACAAGGAGCGTCAAAGGGGTAAAATCACTAAAGAATAGTCTGACCGTGAAGTAGGCGATCTCTATTTTTTTGAGATTTGCAAAGCGAAGCCCCCTACTTCATTCCCGGAAGTTATAAAGGGTTATAACGCGGTGCTTCGCGCTTCCAGATTGTATGCGTAATTTAAGTGAGTTACGGATACAATCTGGTTCCTTTTCCAATCGTTGTCTTTAATGGACGGAAAGAAGGGAGAAATCGTGAAACGCGCAGGAAAAACAAGTACGGCGATGCTTGTAGCACTATTGGCGGGGATAATGATTTCTGTCAGCAGCTACGCCTTTGCCCAAAAAAACTATGGGAATAACTACGCACTGGCGTCAACATTCGGATATGACAGTACGAAGGAATTGGAGGCGGATGAGCTTTCCGCTATGAAGACTCCGAGCCGTACCCTAAATATCGCTATGGACGAGAAGGGCTGGTTAACGGAAAGGCGCGCTGAGACGAAACAGGCCATTTCCTGGGATACTGGCGCCGGCAAGAGTTATCTCATCCCAGCCTTGGAAATCCCGGCCTTTCTCTTTCTACTCAATGGGTACGACCGGCTTGCCTACCCCAACTCCGTAGAGCCGTCAGGGGAAAAAACCTACAGCGTGAACCTGTCAACCTTTAGGGACCACGTACTTCACGGGCCTTGGGGGGTTGATACGGACGCCTTCAACGTGAACCAGTTCATGCATCCATATCAGGGATCAATGTACCATGGATTTGCGCGCTCTGCCGGACTCAACTACTGGGAATCACTGCTTTATACTAACGTTGGGAGCTTTCTCTGGGAAACAGGTGGGGAGACCAGTAACCCCTCCATCAATGACCAGTTTGCCAGCGGCATTGGTGGGAGCTTTTTCGGGGAGGCGCTTTTTCGCATGGCCAGCCTGGTGCTCGAGGGCGAGGGCAGCAAGCCAGGATTCTGGCGTGAGCTGGGGGCAGCGGTTCTCTCCCCATCCACCGGTTTCAATCGCCTTGCCTTTGGAGAGAGGTTCAAACCCGTGTTCCCGAGTCATAATCCGGCGACCTTCTGGCGCCTGCAGCTTGGTGAAAGTTTGAAGTCGGACTTGATCGACCAAGGGGTCTCGAGCACGATCAGGCGCAATGAGGCGACTGCGGATTTCTCCATGGCTTATGGGCTCCCGGGAAAACCCGGCTATAGTTACTCACGTCCGTTCGACTACTTCCATTTTGAATTTAAGACCCTCGGCAACGTTGACAACCCTTTCGATAACGTCATGATCCGCGGACTCCTCCTCGGAGCGGACTACGAGGTCGGCGATTCCTATCGCGGGATATGGGGTATCTATGGCGGCTATGACTATATATCGCCGCATATCTTCCGCGTTTCAAGCACCTCCGTCTCTCTCGGGAATACCTTTCAATGGTGGCTCTCGCAGGCGGTAGCGCTCCAGGGCTCGGTCCTCGGCGGCGTCGGCTATGCCGCTGCCGGCAATGTCGCCCAAGTTGGTCAACGGGACTACCATTATGGAGTCGCCCCGCAGGGGCTCCTCTCGCTACGTCTCATTCTTGGCGACCGGGCCATGTTCGACTTAACGGGACGCGCGTATTATTTGAGCGGCATGGGTGGCGATGACCCGGGAGGGAGGGAGGACATCGGTCGTCTGAACATGGGATGCACCGTGCGCGTTTACGGCCGTCACGCCTTGGGGATCCAGTACAACGCGTCCCTTCGAGATGCGCATTATACCGACCGGGCCGACTCTCACCAGACCGTGGGAACCGTCAGCCTTGTTTATACATTTCTGGGCAGCCCCGGCTTCGGTGCTGTCGAGTGGCGCGGTACTGACAGTCGCTGAGTCGGAAAGTGGAAAGTTATGAGAAATAGAATGTTTCCATTTTTTGCCCCGTTAATGCTGTTATTAGCCGGAGCGCCGTTTGAAATACGGCGAAACACCTTATCAAAGGAGGCAGTTATGAAGAGAATGGTTGTGTTGGCAATGGCGTTGGTGTTGATGCTTGTGTCTATTGGCGGATGTTGGCCATATTGGTATGAAGATGGCAGGGGTGGAAGGCATGACAGAGGGGGAGGACATGATGGGGGTCAAAGGCATGAAGAACGGCATTAGGAAAGTCAGGGAAGCATAACATAAGGAAAACAGAAAATGAGCCGCATAAAAGTGATGTTTGATCCCAAAACAATAGCCCTGATCGGCGCAACCGAGAAGGAAGGGGCGGTCGGACGGACAATCCTGGAGAATCTGCTCCGATCAAAAGAGAGGAGGATATTTCCGATAAACCCACGTGTGAGCAAGGTATTGGACTTGGAGAGCTATCCCGCCATCGCGAGCGTTCCTGAACATGTTGATCTGGCCGTCGTGGCAACTCCTGCCCGTTTAGTGCCGGGTGTGGTTGAAGAATGCGGCCAGGCAGGCGTAGAGGGGGTAGTAATAATTTCCGCCGGGTTCAAGGAGATCGGCGCCGAAGGTACACAGTTAGAAAGCGAAATCGACCGGATCAGGAAAAAATACGGGATGCGCATTATGGGACCAAACTGCCTCGGTTTTGTGAGACCCGCCGTAGGCATAAATGCGACCTTTCTTAGGGGCAACCCTCCCCCGGGAAATATAGCCTTCATCTCTCAGAGCGGCGCCCTCGGCAGCGCGATACTCGATTGGGCGGTAAGCGCCGGGATAGGCTTCAGCTTGTTTGCGTCACTGGGCTCCATGATTGATGTTGACTTTGGCGACATGATTGATTTTCTGGGAGATGACGGGGCCACAAAGAGCATCCTGATCTATATGGAGGGTGTGGGCAACGCGAGAAAATTCATGAGTGCGGCCCGGGCGTTTGCCCGCCGCAAACCCATCATTATTTTGAAGCCGGGGCGATTTGCAGAGAGTGCAAGGGCGGTCCATTCCCACACCGGCGCAATGGCAGGGGACGACGCGGTATATGAAGCTGCCTTCAGGAGGGCAGGCGTTGTTAGGGTCGGGGAAATAGCGGAACTCTTCAGCGCTGCCCAGGTTCTTGATTCGACGAGGTTGCCGGCTGGTCCGAGGCTTGCCATCGTAACGTCTGCCGGCGGGCCGGGCGTGATGGCCACCGATGCCCTGATTCACCTCGGTGGGGAACTGGCAAATCTCTCCGTCGAGAGCATGAATCAACTCAATGCATTTTTGCCGCCCTACTGGAGCAAAGCCAACCCTGTTGATGTGCTGGGAGACGCAAACGTTGACAGGTTTACGAAAGCCATAACTATCTGTCTTGGCGATCCCATGGTGGATGGAGTGATCATTATTTACGTGCCTTTGGACTCGGCCCCTTCAACCAAGCTTGCGCAAACGATAGCCGATATTGGGAAAAATGCCGGGAAGCCTGTCATCGCCACGTGGATGGGCGGCAAGGAAGTCAAAGAAGGGAGAAACATTTTTGTTGAAAACGGCATCCCTAACTACGACACCCCTGAGGAGGCTGTCAGAACTTATGTAAATATGTGCAGGTATAAAAGGCATCTCGATGAACTCTATGAAACCCCTGACGAGTCTCCAGGACAGGTAGCGCCGTCGAAACGGCACTTGAAGGAGATGCTCAGGATGGTTCTCAAGGAGGGTAGAACGCTTCTTGGCGAGGAAGAGTCCAAGGATTTCCTCATGACTTACCATATCCCGGTGACGCCGACCGAACTTTCCCAGGATTCGGAAGCGGCGTTAACCATCGCGAATAAAATTGGTTATCCGGTCGTCATCAAGGTTGTCTCGCCGGACATTTCCCACAAAAGCGATGTGGGCGGCGTCATCATGGGAATAGATTCCAGCGCCGCCCTGCAGGCAGCATATAAGACGTTGCTCCAAAGGGTGAAGAGACGCGCCCCGGAAGCAGTCATAAGGGGTGTAGCTGTAGAAAAGATGGTCACGGATGTTGATTACGAACTCATTCTTGGGGCTAAGAAGGATAGGGATTTCGGTTCTGTTATCCTCTTTGGCATGGGAGGGACGACGGCCGAGTTCATTAAAGACTTTTCAATCGGGCTTCCGCCGCTCAATCGGACATTGGCGAAGATGTTGGTACAGGATACGAAGGTTTATAAAATGCTCCAGGGTTTTAGGGGCAAACCACCGGCTGATTTTGAAGAAATCGAGGAAATAATTGTCAATTTTTCCAATCTTATCGTAGATTTTCCCGAAATAGCTGAAATAGACATAAATCCTCTTGCCATAGCGAACGGTAAAGCCACAGCCTTAGACGCACGAATCATTATTGACAAGAATTATGCCACAACCGGCCGATCTCCCTATCCTCACTTGATTATCACTCCCTATCCCACGAAGTACATCAAACCCTGGCAATTGACCGATGGGACTGTAGTGCTTCTGAGGCCGATCAGACCTGAAGATGAGCCCGCCGAGCATGAGATGCTCTCCTCGCTGTCTGAAGACACATTGAGGGCCAGGTTTTTCTCCGCTGTCAAAGAGATATCACATGAGGAACTTATCCTTTTCTGTAATATCGACTACGACCGGCACATGGCAATCGTTGCGGAATTGCGGGAGAACGGGAAGAAAATAATGATAGGGGTTGCCAGACTTATTATGAACCAGGACCTGACGTCCGGCGAAGTGGCCGTCCTTGTTCACGACAGGTTCCAGGGAAAAGGCCTCGGTTATAAACTTGTCGAAACGCTTATCGAGATAGCCCGTGAGCGAGGTCTTGAGGATGTCCGGGCCGATGTCCTCACCGAAAACGGGAAAATGCTCGGGATCTTCAGTCACTTGGGGTTTGCAACGCGTCGGGTTTCCGGCGGTACGAGTGAAGTCTTGTTGACACTCAAAGAACAAGGCTACCCGGGGGTAAGCTCAAAATAGTCCAGCCAGAGAAAGAGGAATGCTAAATTGAAATTTATTTCCCGTTTATATCGCAGGAGGTTAAGGTCGTTATGATCAAAAAAAAAGGGTTTGGGCTGTTGCTCGGCATGTTCACTTTGAGCGCATTTATTTTTGTATATCCAGTTTTTGCCGAGAGCAAAGTCCTTGTAAAAGAGACGACTAAGAAATCTGCAAAAAACAAAACTCAGGAGCAGGTAAGAAAACGGGAGATAAGGGCCCCGATCAACAAGACGCCGGCAGAGCAGGAAGAAGCGAAAGCTGAGGAGGCCGCTGCCGTGGCGGCAGGATTGATTCCCCGGAAGACAATCGGCAAGGACGGCCGCTTTATCGCCTATAATGACGGGACTGTTCTTGATCGGAAGAGCGATTTGATGTGGGCGGCGCAGGACAATGGGGCTGATATCACCTGGCGCGACGCTATGAGCTATTGCGAGAATTATCGCGGCGGCGGATATACAGATTGGCGTATGCCGACGCAGGATGAACTGGCGGGTTTGTACGACAAGAACGAAGGTTATAAGTCTGTCTGTGGAGATGAAACTCATTTAACAGAATTGATTCGCCTTACCTGTCATTGGACGTGGGCCTCCGACACAAGCGAATCCGGGGCTGCCTGCTTCCGTTTCGGCGGCGGCGGCTACCGCTGCTGGGGGCCCCCTTCCGGGTTGAGCAACTCCCGCGCCTTCCCGGTACGTTCCGGCAAATAGGCGGTCTAGTTCTTCAAAATGAATCCCACAATATGTTAAGGTTCCATTAAATTCAGAAAGGAGGCCGAATGCTATGCAAATGATTATATCGCCACAGCCAATAGTTTCCATACTTGCGGGAATATTGATTCTCATTGTCCCGAGACTGTTGAGCTATATCGTTGCCATCTATCTCATTATAGTTGGCATTCTCGGGCTGCTCCACTGAGTGGTCAAGGAATATTCCATTGTCGGGAGATTATCATCTTAAACAGAATATTTAAGCAGTCAAACATAAATCCTTAAGGGGGAATGCCATGAAATCCAGCACGAAGGACCAGGCGGAAGGCAAGTTTCACAAGGTAAAGGGTAATCTCAAGAAGGTAGCCGGGGAACTGAGCGATAATCCTGAGTTGGAAGATGAAGGAAACGTTGAGAAGATTGCCGGCATAGTTCAGGAAAAGATCGGTCAGGTCAAGAAAGTTTTGGGGAAGTAGAGGTATAGTATGACGAGTCGGGTTTCACTGCTTCCG contains these protein-coding regions:
- a CDS encoding YihY/virulence factor BrkB family protein, which codes for MKVKETLKVAKNGGKLIIAAFNAFIEDSALTMSAALAYYTVFAMAPLLIMLISIASLFYGADAINRNLFQEINGLVGNQAAFQIQEIIRNISLKNDSTFAVILGVITLFIGTTGVFIEIQDSLNHIWRVKAKSEKGWKKMLMNRVLSFSMVISLGFLLIASLIINGLILALSEQLSKYFPDLTIVVINIFNVGLTFIIIAVLFSVIFKFLPDVEIGWSDVRIGAFFTVTLFIIGKFLIGLYIEKVGPGSAYGAAGSLIVILAWVYYTSAILYFGAEFTQVYSERYGGKIKPASYAVHIIQTEEEKTVKVLPLKEHEVEQEKIQS
- a CDS encoding lmo0937 family membrane protein, with the translated sequence MLWTIAVILVVLWLLGMVSGYTMGSFIHILLVVAIIVVLVRVIQGRKPL
- a CDS encoding BON domain-containing protein, giving the protein MKKRKIVTYCLVLMMLIVTFTACASTRTHESAGEFVDDSVITTKVKSLLANDDFLKSFQISVETYQGTVQLSGFVNSQKAVDKAGQITRSVKGVKSLKNSLTVK
- a CDS encoding DUF3943 domain-containing protein translates to MKRAGKTSTAMLVALLAGIMISVSSYAFAQKNYGNNYALASTFGYDSTKELEADELSAMKTPSRTLNIAMDEKGWLTERRAETKQAISWDTGAGKSYLIPALEIPAFLFLLNGYDRLAYPNSVEPSGEKTYSVNLSTFRDHVLHGPWGVDTDAFNVNQFMHPYQGSMYHGFARSAGLNYWESLLYTNVGSFLWETGGETSNPSINDQFASGIGGSFFGEALFRMASLVLEGEGSKPGFWRELGAAVLSPSTGFNRLAFGERFKPVFPSHNPATFWRLQLGESLKSDLIDQGVSSTIRRNEATADFSMAYGLPGKPGYSYSRPFDYFHFEFKTLGNVDNPFDNVMIRGLLLGADYEVGDSYRGIWGIYGGYDYISPHIFRVSSTSVSLGNTFQWWLSQAVALQGSVLGGVGYAAAGNVAQVGQRDYHYGVAPQGLLSLRLILGDRAMFDLTGRAYYLSGMGGDDPGGREDIGRLNMGCTVRVYGRHALGIQYNASLRDAHYTDRADSHQTVGTVSLVYTFLGSPGFGAVEWRGTDSR
- a CDS encoding bifunctional acetate--CoA ligase family protein/GNAT family N-acetyltransferase; translation: MSRIKVMFDPKTIALIGATEKEGAVGRTILENLLRSKERRIFPINPRVSKVLDLESYPAIASVPEHVDLAVVATPARLVPGVVEECGQAGVEGVVIISAGFKEIGAEGTQLESEIDRIRKKYGMRIMGPNCLGFVRPAVGINATFLRGNPPPGNIAFISQSGALGSAILDWAVSAGIGFSLFASLGSMIDVDFGDMIDFLGDDGATKSILIYMEGVGNARKFMSAARAFARRKPIIILKPGRFAESARAVHSHTGAMAGDDAVYEAAFRRAGVVRVGEIAELFSAAQVLDSTRLPAGPRLAIVTSAGGPGVMATDALIHLGGELANLSVESMNQLNAFLPPYWSKANPVDVLGDANVDRFTKAITICLGDPMVDGVIIIYVPLDSAPSTKLAQTIADIGKNAGKPVIATWMGGKEVKEGRNIFVENGIPNYDTPEEAVRTYVNMCRYKRHLDELYETPDESPGQVAPSKRHLKEMLRMVLKEGRTLLGEEESKDFLMTYHIPVTPTELSQDSEAALTIANKIGYPVVIKVVSPDISHKSDVGGVIMGIDSSAALQAAYKTLLQRVKRRAPEAVIRGVAVEKMVTDVDYELILGAKKDRDFGSVILFGMGGTTAEFIKDFSIGLPPLNRTLAKMLVQDTKVYKMLQGFRGKPPADFEEIEEIIVNFSNLIVDFPEIAEIDINPLAIANGKATALDARIIIDKNYATTGRSPYPHLIITPYPTKYIKPWQLTDGTVVLLRPIRPEDEPAEHEMLSSLSEDTLRARFFSAVKEISHEELILFCNIDYDRHMAIVAELRENGKKIMIGVARLIMNQDLTSGEVAVLVHDRFQGKGLGYKLVETLIEIARERGLEDVRADVLTENGKMLGIFSHLGFATRRVSGGTSEVLLTLKEQGYPGVSSK
- a CDS encoding DUF1566 domain-containing protein; protein product: MIKKKGFGLLLGMFTLSAFIFVYPVFAESKVLVKETTKKSAKNKTQEQVRKREIRAPINKTPAEQEEAKAEEAAAVAAGLIPRKTIGKDGRFIAYNDGTVLDRKSDLMWAAQDNGADITWRDAMSYCENYRGGGYTDWRMPTQDELAGLYDKNEGYKSVCGDETHLTELIRLTCHWTWASDTSESGAACFRFGGGGYRCWGPPSGLSNSRAFPVRSGK
- a CDS encoding DUF3096 domain-containing protein encodes the protein MQMIISPQPIVSILAGILILIVPRLLSYIVAIYLIIVGILGLLH
- a CDS encoding CsbD family protein → MKSSTKDQAEGKFHKVKGNLKKVAGELSDNPELEDEGNVEKIAGIVQEKIGQVKKVLGK